The genomic stretch CACCCGGACGCGCCGTGGAAGACGATCGACGCGCTTGCCGCGTACGCGAAGGCCAACCCGCGGCAGGTGCGGGTGGCCGGCTCGGCCATCGGGGGGATCGACAGCTTCACCGTGCTCTCCTGGGAGAAGGCCGCGGGGATCGACGTGGAGTACATCCCGCACGAGGGAGGCGGTCCGGCGACCCTCGCCTTCCTCGGCAAGAACGCGGAGGTCCTGGTCGGGAACGTCTCCGAGGTCTTCCAGCACATCGAGGCCAAGAAGATGGTCCCGGTCGCCGTGGCGAGCGAGAAGCGGAGCCCGATCTTTCCCGACGTGCCGACGCTGAAGGAGAAGGGCTGGAACGTGGTCATGGTGCAGTGGCGGAGCGTGCTGGCGCCGAAGGGGACGCCGGCCCCGCGGGTCGCGGCCCTCGCCGCGGCCCTGCAGAAGGCGATGGGGGCCGAGGCCTGGAAGACCTTTAACCGGAACGCCAAGGCGGTGGACCTCTACCTCAGCCCGGCGGCGTTTCGGCAGTTCCTCGCGAGCGAGGAGAAGCGCTTCACCGCAATCATCGAGGAGCTCGGCCTGCGAAAGAAGTAGGCCGTGGCGCGCCAGGGGGCGGGGCCGGCTGCGGCCCCGCCCGCGCGCGGGAGAGATGTCTGATGTCACAGCGAGGTGCGCCGCTCCCGATGGCGGCGCAGATCGGGTTCGCCGCCTCCTCGGGTCCGGTGGAGCGGTACTTCCCGCTGGCCCGCCGGCACGGGGTCTCCTGGCTCGAGTTCGCCTGTCAGAACCCGGTGAACTTCCCCCAGACCTTCGACCGGGCGCGGATCCGGCGCGTCCGGGCCCTCGCCGAGCGGTCGGGGATCCGCTGCGGGCTCCACTCCGCCTCGTTCGTCAACACCGCGGAGATCATGCCCACCGTCCGCAAGGCGGCGGCGGCGCACCTCAAGGAGTACATCGATCTCACCGTCGCCCTCGGCTGCGAGTATCTGGTGATCCACTGCGGCTTCCACGTCGGCGTCTATCTCGACACGGTGCGGGCGGCGATGTACGAGACCCTCGCGCGGGCGCTGGACCACGCCGAGCGGCGCCGCGTCCCCCTGGTCATCGAGAACATGAACCGGCTCCCCCCGGGCTCGGAGTTCCAGTACCTGGGGGTGACCGCGGAGGAGTTCGCGGACCTGTTCCGGCGGATTCGGTCCCCGTTCCTCGGCCTGGTCCTCGACGTGGCGCACTGTAATTTACTTCCCGGGGGGGCGGCCCGATTCATCCGGGCCTTCCCGAACCGGATCCGCGCGGTCCAGCTCTCCGACAACCGGGGGGTCGTGGACGAGCACCTGGCGATCGGGAGGGGGACGGTGGACTTCGCGGGGGCGTTACGGCTGCTCCGCGCCATGCGCTTCTCCGGGCCGCTCATCATCGAGTTGGTCAGCGTCGAGGCGAAGATCCGGAGCAAGGCCCGCCTCCTCCGGCTCCTGGCCGCGGCGGGGGACGGGCCGGGCGCCCGCCGCCGCGCCTAGGCGCGAGCGGGGCGCCGGGCAGGGCTTGACCTGGCCCGGGGCCGGCTGGTAGGTTGGCTTCGGGTCACGAGAAGTCGTCGGGGAGCGTCCCGGCGCATCGCGAGGAAGGGAGAAGAAAGGGAGAGAGCCATGAAGATGTACGTGGCAGGCCAGTGGCTGGACAAGCCCAAGAAGATCGAGGTGCTGAACCCCTTCGACGGGAGCGTCGTGGACACGGTCCCGCAGGCGGATAAGGCCGACGTGGACCGGGCGCTGGAGAGCGCCACCCGCGGGGCGAAGGCGATGGCCAAGCTCCCCGGCTACGAGCGCTACAAGATCTTGAAGAAGGCCGCCGACCTCCTGGAGGCGCGCGTCGAGGACTTCGGCCGCACCATCACCTTGGAGGAGGGGAAGATCATCGGGGAGGGGCGCTACGAGGCCAGCCGGGGGGTGCAGACCCTGATGGTCTCCGCGGAGGAGGCCAAGCGCATCCATGGGGAGACCATCCCCTTCGACGGCGCGCCCGGGGCCACCCGCCAGCTCGGCTTCACCCTCCGCGTCCCGTGCGGGGTGGTGGTGGCCATCAGCCCCTTCAACTTCCCGCTGAACCTCGTCTGTCACAAGGTGGGGCCGGCGCTCGCCGCGGGGAACAGCGTGGTCATCAAGCCGGCGACGGACACCCCGCTCTCGGCCCTGAAATTGACCGAGGTCCTCCTGGAGGCCGGGCTCCCCCCCGAGGCAATCCAGTGCCTGACGGGCCGCGGCGGCGAGATCGGGGATCTCCTCTGCGCGGACCGCCGGGTCCGGAAGATCACCTTCACCGGGAGCCGGGACGTGGGGGAGCGGATCTGCCACGTGGCGGGGATCAAGAAGGTGACGATGGAGCTGGGGAGCAACTCCCCCCTCATCGTGATGCCCGACGCCGACCTGGAGAAGGTGGCGGCGGCCACGGCGGCGACCGGCTACGCCAACGCCGGGCAGGTCTGCATCTCCACCCAGCGGGTCATCCCCCACCGCCGCATCTACGGCGACTTCGTCGAGGCCCTGAGGACCAAGGTGGCCGCGCTGACGACCGGCAACCCGCTGGATGAGAAGGTCAAGGTCGGCCCGATGGTCCGGGAGCAGGAC from Candidatus Methylomirabilis sp. encodes the following:
- a CDS encoding tripartite tricarboxylate transporter substrate binding protein; this encodes MARKRLFTPVALLLGVLLAGLLVPRGSGRAEAPDFPTRPITFVVGFSPGGGADVFARALAEAAKTALPQPLVVENRPGAGGTAANAYASGRPADGHTILFAHAGSSILTPIITNQAQLKWDAFEPVARIHAEEEWLFVHPDAPWKTIDALAAYAKANPRQVRVAGSAIGGIDSFTVLSWEKAAGIDVEYIPHEGGGPATLAFLGKNAEVLVGNVSEVFQHIEAKKMVPVAVASEKRSPIFPDVPTLKEKGWNVVMVQWRSVLAPKGTPAPRVAALAAALQKAMGAEAWKTFNRNAKAVDLYLSPAAFRQFLASEEKRFTAIIEELGLRKK
- a CDS encoding sugar phosphate isomerase/epimerase family protein, with the translated sequence MSQRGAPLPMAAQIGFAASSGPVERYFPLARRHGVSWLEFACQNPVNFPQTFDRARIRRVRALAERSGIRCGLHSASFVNTAEIMPTVRKAAAAHLKEYIDLTVALGCEYLVIHCGFHVGVYLDTVRAAMYETLARALDHAERRRVPLVIENMNRLPPGSEFQYLGVTAEEFADLFRRIRSPFLGLVLDVAHCNLLPGGAARFIRAFPNRIRAVQLSDNRGVVDEHLAIGRGTVDFAGALRLLRAMRFSGPLIIELVSVEAKIRSKARLLRLLAAAGDGPGARRRA
- a CDS encoding aldehyde dehydrogenase family protein, whose protein sequence is MKMYVAGQWLDKPKKIEVLNPFDGSVVDTVPQADKADVDRALESATRGAKAMAKLPGYERYKILKKAADLLEARVEDFGRTITLEEGKIIGEGRYEASRGVQTLMVSAEEAKRIHGETIPFDGAPGATRQLGFTLRVPCGVVVAISPFNFPLNLVCHKVGPALAAGNSVVIKPATDTPLSALKLTEVLLEAGLPPEAIQCLTGRGGEIGDLLCADRRVRKITFTGSRDVGERICHVAGIKKVTMELGSNSPLIVMPDADLEKVAAATAATGYANAGQVCISTQRVIPHRRIYGDFVEALRTKVAALTTGNPLDEKVKVGPMVREQD